The genomic DNA TAATGTAACATTTCCCAAATGTCTGTGTagtacttttcctttttttatatatatatttttttggtgtaattGTTTTTGTCCGGTTGACTgctacatacaaaaaaacaatgttggcTGTGGTCAAATGGAAGTCTGCTGAACAAAAGACATGTTTactgagtgagagtgtgtgtgtgtgtgtgtgtgtgtgtgtgtgtgtgtgtgtgtgtgtgtgtgtgtgtgttgcatttgtgtctttgtgaggaccaaagatTGTACAAAccatacagagtgaggacaaGACCTGgtttgagggttagggttagaatatAGATTTCTTGTAAATTTGTAATCATGGATTTTTTAGTATGGGTCAGTATCtgtatcggtctgatactggtcaaaatcgcTGCGTCGGATATCGACCAGATGTAAATCCAATACAATGCAaaatgcacagactgtaaaaatgtctggtttaggctgtttatttcttcttttttgggagaacaaggTTACAAAGagttatgtctttgaaatgactcggcacaaatgagcttcataaatggtctaaaatgactgtatcggactaatatcggtacTGGTggactggagtttgtgatatcagtattggtatcggacacaaaaaagtggtattttaaattatatttattattactagCGTCTAGAATACAATATATTACAGATGTAATCATACAGCATACATTCAAGTAATTAAGGTTTGTTAAGTTCACGTACATTTAGATCATATATTTGGATTCTGGGTAAGTGAGGTTGTGTAAATGTTGATGTGtcctttatttttacattacttATTCAACACATCAtgtgcctttttttccacagatgcAGTGAACATGTCAGGAGTGACGAGAAAGgtgacatacatacatacatacatacagtacatacattgaattgttatattattatgattacattttctttctcttgtttgttttcggGCAGCCCTCTTGCCCCAACATGGTAGAAACCATGGCTTGCCCTATGAACTACGCTCCCGTGTGCGGCAGCGATGGAGTCACTTATCCCAACGAGTGCAGcctgtgtgtgcagagacagTGAGTACACACAGCTGCTCCTCTCTCATGCCAATTACACAACACCCAAGTTGACTTTatgggggaaataaaaaaagcatgAGCTGCTATCTgccagtgaaaataaaaatgaacacgCACATCGCAATACAAGTCTGGCTGACAACAGCACATGATTCAAATATGTGGATTTCTAATCTTTAGTTATTAATGCTTTGGTTTATAGGTGAGTGGGTTTTCACAGATCTTTACTTTAGTCTTTAGTCCTCGATTTAAACAGATGATGTCGAGTTGTGCTTTCagttcaaagcaaaaaaaacaactactatatatttattttttaacataacaCTTCCTCATCTCATTTCATGACTCAGTAATTGTATATCggatttatattattatatactttTAACTGATCAATCCTTTATTATGCCACAATTAGTTTCATTTCTACTTATATTTGTTATTACATGACACAGACGTGTACCTCTGGAGGAAATTCAATTTATCATCTGGGAACCATGAATTAGAGTTTTCATAAATTTGTTTGGATAGAAATCTTTCGGGGGCTTTTATcgagtctttttttttgcacatacaCTGGGCTGAgctaacaaaaacaacatgataaAAGAATAATCCCAGCCATGTTGTGATCGTTTCTGCAGATTAAccaagatggacattttgatcACCAAGGACGAGACCTGCTGATCAGTTGCTGACGTCACGACCAAAGGAGCCAGTCAGGATCCGATCATGTGTCATAACATCTTgttcacatgtttttgtctgaCTGCAAACGGGCAACAATAAAATGTCTTTCAGCATTCAACGgcattttgtgttatttcctCCTTTCTTAATCAATGGAATCTCTCAAAGTTGAACATGAACAGGAAGCCCGGGTTATCTTCTAAAGgagtaaaacataaaaaaaagtgccagAATTGCATGAAATAAAATTTGAAATTTCAGGAGAAAGTAAAGACAGGAAAAGAAAGGCTTTGTGAAAGATTCTTTTGTAAATGGGGGAGGCAGGAGGTGAATGAACGGTTGGTCATCTCTGTGGGTGAGTCAGTTGTTTACACTCCTTATACTGAGTAACACGGCGATCAATaacttgtgagtgtgtgtgtgtgtgtgtgtgtgtgtgtgagctacaGTCCAACTGAGAGTGCAAGATAATGAACTGGTCAGAAGAGGACAGaagcacacatactgtatacacacaaagacacacattgaGAAAGAGGTCTTAAAACAAAGTGTTGTATCCTGAAGCCAAAGGTCAAATTTATGAGTCACATGCTTGAAACCAGGAAACAGGAAAGAGGCATCAATCGACGGACACTTCCTTTATCTTAACAGCGGATCAGAAACAAGACATCTGGTCTTAGATTGACCGATTTATCGAGAATGATCAGAAACCACACGAAACAAGAGTGAGTACAGTTCAGAGTTCTTTATTGTTTCTGTTA from Solea solea chromosome 10, fSolSol10.1, whole genome shotgun sequence includes the following:
- the spink4 gene encoding serine peptidase inhibitor, Kazal type 4 — protein: MTGRVVFLGLLLICLTADAVNMSGVTRKPSCPNMVETMACPMNYAPVCGSDGVTYPNECSLCVQRQLTKMDILITKDETC